The DNA window TGGACAGAAACACCAGCAGGGCCTTCTCCCGAAGCGTCACCGCCACAACCATAACCAGAAGTTTAACAAAGGTCATCTTCCTGCGGTTCACCATGCCTCTTTTGAGGCCTTTAAGGTTGCTGTAGGACACCGTGGAGATCATCAGTCCACCGGCGAAGAGCACCAGCGTAGCCATCACGTAGGGATGGAGGGTTATCTTAGCCATTATCCAGGAGACGAGAAAAAGCCCCGCCGCCGGGATAGGCAGTCCCTGGAAAGGCCCTGGCATATGTACTACGTTGAACCGAGCCAGCCTGAGGGCTCCGCAGAGGGCGAAGAACACGGCGATCAAAGCCCCCCATACTCCGGTGATCTGGGATAGAGAGACGGAGAAAACCAGTATAGCCGGGGCGACACCGAAGCTCACCACATCCCCTAGGCTATCGAACTCTACGCCGAAGGCACTGCTGACCCCCAGCATCCTGGCGACCTTTCCGTCCATAAAGTCGAAAAACACCGCGAAGGCTATTAGCCAGGCGGCAGGACATATCTGGCCCTTGAGGGTAAGGATAAGGGAAAGCATACCACAGAGCAGATTTCCGCTGGTTATCATATTAGGTATGTAGGAACGCCAGTGGATCTCGTGACCTCTTATCTTAAGCCGTCTTTTCACGACAACACACTCCTATACAGGACTTGCCGGCCCATACTTTCTGTCCGACTCTCACTTTTAACTCTACACCTTTAGGCAAGTAAACGTCAACCTTGGAACCAAACTTTATCATGCCGTACCGATCCCCTCGGCGATAGGGCTGGCCTTTTTTGCTTCGACAGACTATCCTTCTCGCCAGAAATCCTGCGATCT is part of the Dethiosulfovibrio salsuginis genome and encodes:
- the pssA gene encoding CDP-diacylglycerol--serine O-phosphatidyltransferase, which translates into the protein MKRRLKIRGHEIHWRSYIPNMITSGNLLCGMLSLILTLKGQICPAAWLIAFAVFFDFMDGKVARMLGVSSAFGVEFDSLGDVVSFGVAPAILVFSVSLSQITGVWGALIAVFFALCGALRLARFNVVHMPGPFQGLPIPAAGLFLVSWIMAKITLHPYVMATLVLFAGGLMISTVSYSNLKGLKRGMVNRRKMTFVKLLVMVVAVTLREKALLVFLSIYIASGLIKFDWESWLSTEEVPMEADR